The Pelodiscus sinensis isolate JC-2024 chromosome 10, ASM4963464v1, whole genome shotgun sequence genome has a segment encoding these proteins:
- the SUCNR1 gene encoding succinate receptor 1: MDGYKANDCLEMNNTLSKYYLSTMYTIEFIFGIIGNSIVVFGYIFCLKIWKSGNIYLFNLSLSDFAFLCTLPMLVTSYCKGEWTYGDVLCRSNRFLLHVNLYTSILFLTFISIDRYMLIQYPFRDHFLQKKKIAVVLSVAVWILVTLELVPIFTFIKTDVSDNQCRDYASSREAERNLIYSMCLTFLGFVIPLCVMCFFYLKMVRFLKNRSEQFTAAQPLEKPLSLVIIALVIFLLLFTPYHIMRNVRIASQMKSWNQTQCTKNIIHAIYIITRPIAFLNSVINPVFYFLMGDHFREMLMTKVRQLLKRITPTANEVMTKHSDTETP; the protein is encoded by the exons ATG GATGGGTATAAGGCAAATGATTGCCTGGAGATGAATAACACCCTGTCAAAGTATTACCTTTCTACCATGTATACTATTGAGTTCATTTTTGGCATCATTGGAAATAGCATTGTCGTCTTTGGCTACATCTTCTGCCTGAAAATTTGGAAAAGTGGCAATATTTACCTGTTTAACTTATCATTATCAGACTTTGCATTTCTATGTACACTTCCAATGTTGGTGACAAGCTACTGCAAAGGAGAGTGGACATATGGGGATGTTTTGTGCCGAAGCAACAGGTTCCTCCTGCATGTAAACCTATACACAAGCATCCTTTTTCTCACCTTTATCAGCATTGATCGTTATATGCTCATTCAATATCCCTTCAGAGATCATTTTCTACAGAAAAAGAAGATAGCTGTTGTTTTATCTGTTGCCGTATGGATTCTGGTTACACTTGAACTGGTGCCAATATTCACCTTCATAAAAACTGATGTCAGTGATAACCAATGTAGAGATTATGCAAGTTCTCGAGAAGCAGAAAGGAACTTGATCTATAGTATGTGCCTGACGTTTTTGGGGTTTGTAATCCCTCTGTGTGTTATGTGCTTTTTTTACCTGAAGATGGTTCGCTTTCTTAAGAACCGTAGTGAGCAGTTCACAGCTGCTCAGCCACTTGAGAAACCTCTTTCTCTAGTCATCATAGCACTGGTTATCTTTTTACTCCTCTTTACTCCATACCACATAATGCGCAATGTGAGGATTGCCTCTCAAATGAAATCCTGGAATCAAACCCAGTGCACAAAGAACATCATCCACGCCATTTATATTATCACACGGCCTATTGCCTTTTTAAATAGTGTCATTAATCCTGTCTTTTATTTCCTCATGGGTGATCACTTTCGGGAAATGCTGATGACTAAAGTAAGACAACTCTTAAAAAGGATAACACCCACAGCAAATGAGGTGATGACAAAGCACTCTGACACAGAAACACCCTGA